The following coding sequences lie in one Pseudomonadota bacterium genomic window:
- a CDS encoding TolC family protein: MDLNQLLGLAEHNYAGLKASAHAIAAAEAKLAEAWVSPFFQLNVTSLFSLVPNVSGHPLLSRDSQLPLSNPWGPMVQVGLQGAIPLWTFGKLGAAREAARAGVRASTHKRKQVLARLRSDVRRAYFGLQFALDTLQMIAEGRAKLESGVALLEQRLEQGDSDANVLDRYRLAAALSEVDARRSEARRLEQTSRAALTLLTGLDEITVPDCPLEPIATEPKSLGWHLDMARTHRPDAGMLRTSVEAREAKLRAERAGYLPDLALTVQASRSHTPGVTNQTNPFVVDPANYNALGAGLAARWSLDLWGNHYRVERASRQLAETRAQAQEALTGISLQIAAEREALLDARRRLAAWRRGHRDTRKWLVTVAQGYQIGTLQARDLVDSLRAYFTARFSHLQAIHDTNSSLARLEQAIGTPIVADDAWLQTCAPEGP, translated from the coding sequence ATGGATCTGAACCAGTTGCTCGGGCTTGCGGAGCACAACTACGCCGGTTTGAAGGCAAGCGCCCATGCAATCGCGGCGGCCGAGGCCAAGCTCGCCGAGGCTTGGGTATCGCCTTTCTTTCAGCTGAACGTCACCAGCCTGTTCTCGCTCGTACCAAACGTCAGCGGCCACCCCCTCTTGAGCCGCGACTCGCAGCTTCCGCTATCCAACCCCTGGGGCCCCATGGTCCAGGTTGGCTTGCAGGGGGCCATTCCGCTGTGGACGTTCGGCAAGCTTGGCGCCGCGCGCGAAGCGGCCCGAGCGGGCGTGCGCGCAAGCACTCACAAGCGCAAACAGGTTCTCGCACGACTGCGCAGCGACGTACGCAGAGCCTACTTCGGGCTGCAGTTCGCCCTGGACACGCTGCAAATGATCGCGGAGGGACGTGCCAAGCTCGAGAGTGGGGTGGCGCTGCTCGAACAGCGCCTCGAGCAGGGCGACTCCGATGCCAACGTGCTGGATCGCTACCGACTCGCGGCAGCGCTGAGCGAAGTGGACGCGCGCCGCTCGGAGGCACGCCGCCTGGAACAGACTTCCCGCGCGGCGCTCACCCTGCTCACGGGCCTCGACGAGATAACGGTACCCGATTGTCCGCTGGAGCCGATTGCGACCGAGCCGAAATCGCTCGGCTGGCACCTCGACATGGCGCGGACGCATCGACCCGATGCTGGCATGTTGCGCACTTCCGTCGAGGCCCGGGAGGCTAAACTGCGAGCGGAACGGGCCGGCTACCTCCCCGATCTGGCACTCACCGTGCAGGCCTCGAGAAGCCACACCCCGGGCGTGACGAATCAGACCAATCCGTTCGTCGTCGATCCCGCCAACTACAACGCGCTGGGAGCGGGACTGGCGGCCCGCTGGTCACTGGACCTGTGGGGTAACCACTACCGGGTCGAACGAGCATCCCGGCAGCTGGCCGAGACACGCGCCCAAGCACAAGAAGCACTCACCGGCATCTCGCTGCAGATCGCCGCTGAACGGGAGGCTCTGCTCGATGCTCGACGCCGGCTAGCGGCCTGGCGCCGCGGCCACCGCGACACGCGCAAGTGGCTCGTTACGGTCGCCCAAGGCTATCAAATCGGAACGCTTCAGGCGCGAGACCTGGTCGACTCGCTGCGCGCCTACTTCACTGCGCGCTTCAGCCACCTTCAGGCGATCCACGATACCAACTCGAGCCTTGCGCGGCTCGAGCAGGCCATCGGAACGCCCATCGTCGCTGACGACGCTTGGCTGCAGACCTGCGCTCCCGAAGGTCCGTAG
- a CDS encoding RNA polymerase sigma factor, which produces MIQSGPQPGHDKDLRLMLRVAAGDREAQRVLALRLVGRVHRLSRRLMANASEAEDAAQTALIQILRAAGTFRHESSLERWADRIAARTILRHARAQRRKAGVVVPLLDPENLPHSGAELRIERQGVFRSVEQHMRLLTPAQREALVLKHALGYTTEEIAELAERPVGTIKDRLVNGRRRLRKLLQRELVAAARRAEATG; this is translated from the coding sequence ATGATCCAGTCGGGACCACAGCCCGGTCATGACAAAGACCTACGCCTCATGCTGCGCGTTGCGGCGGGGGACCGGGAGGCACAGCGAGTCCTGGCGCTGCGCCTGGTGGGACGGGTGCACAGGCTGAGCCGTCGCTTGATGGCCAACGCCAGCGAGGCGGAAGACGCGGCGCAGACGGCGTTGATCCAAATCCTGCGCGCGGCGGGTACTTTTCGACACGAGTCCTCGCTCGAGCGTTGGGCAGATCGCATCGCGGCCCGGACCATACTCCGCCACGCTCGAGCGCAGCGGCGCAAGGCCGGCGTCGTCGTACCGCTCCTGGATCCCGAGAACCTGCCGCACTCCGGGGCGGAGCTTCGCATCGAACGGCAGGGGGTGTTCCGAAGCGTCGAGCAGCACATGAGGCTGCTCACTCCAGCGCAACGCGAGGCGCTCGTACTCAAGCACGCGCTTGGCTACACCACCGAGGAGATCGCTGAGCTTGCCGAAAGACCCGTGGGCACGATCAAGGATCGGCTGGTCAACGGGCGCAGGCGGCTGCGCAAACTGCTGCAGCGCGAGCTGGTAGCTGCGGCTCGCAGGGCGGAGGCGACGGGATGA
- a CDS encoding FecR family protein → MTFLQDRDFKRWAELVDRQEAGEQLSPEQEAFVLEHTKTNPLARREQELLAELSDLGASPEGLEHLVKSALDRTTSGPAGSGLQPRSAGLEPAPLGAPQLPPRPQDATASRTQRQPGGAQRVHGRLRFGWRTGAIVAAAAAAVLLLPWLDVETWLGPPAFDSHAPRQQASRCELVYGSGSVTVAGRPLRAAGTLVTQGQLVRTGDGLACLSIDPGIDLCLDRHTSVRLSKLSGPDREVALLDGKAAAVLARQPEGHRFSVVASDTWVTAIGTAFTVDVREASQGVVTTVLQGSVRIGQARQGQVVRAHRRAVRRRHRLDIKPVTRTTESREWGALHLGSLWKGPHAASLQASALGSGEALWLDDKPLGQAPLSSLIPAGRHVAEIRVGRAVRARIAFTAQPGQHVLLTPDMFEPLVPSPPARSTPIVRKERRAPAKPASRLSVIGLLHDAHHSMQQGQWLAAAAAYRKLGRAFPESSEAHTALVPLARLELDRLSSPRSALKRLDRYLGRGGSLTEEARYMRIRSLRALGRTAQARRASVEFLERHPESLHADSIRTGLAGEEPRPQRR, encoded by the coding sequence ATGACCTTCTTGCAGGATCGAGACTTCAAGCGTTGGGCCGAGCTCGTCGATCGTCAGGAGGCCGGGGAACAGCTCTCCCCCGAGCAAGAGGCATTCGTCCTAGAGCACACGAAGACCAACCCGCTGGCGCGACGCGAACAGGAGCTTTTGGCAGAGCTTTCCGATCTGGGAGCAAGCCCGGAAGGGCTCGAGCATCTGGTGAAGAGCGCGCTCGACCGGACGACCAGCGGACCGGCAGGGTCCGGCCTGCAGCCCCGCTCGGCCGGGCTCGAGCCGGCGCCGCTCGGGGCGCCTCAGCTGCCACCAAGACCGCAAGACGCGACTGCATCCCGGACCCAAAGGCAGCCGGGTGGTGCTCAGCGCGTGCACGGGCGGCTCCGGTTTGGCTGGCGGACTGGCGCGATCGTGGCTGCAGCGGCAGCGGCCGTGCTGCTGCTCCCCTGGCTGGACGTCGAGACCTGGCTCGGCCCGCCTGCCTTCGACTCCCACGCTCCACGGCAGCAAGCTTCTCGGTGCGAGCTCGTGTACGGCTCGGGATCGGTTACGGTCGCCGGCAGGCCGCTGCGCGCAGCAGGCACGCTGGTCACGCAGGGCCAGCTCGTTCGGACCGGCGATGGATTGGCCTGCCTTTCCATCGACCCGGGCATTGACCTGTGCCTTGACAGGCACACCAGCGTGCGGCTCTCGAAGCTCTCCGGCCCGGATCGGGAGGTGGCCCTGCTGGACGGCAAGGCGGCCGCGGTGCTTGCCCGGCAGCCCGAAGGCCATCGGTTTTCGGTCGTTGCGTCGGACACCTGGGTGACGGCGATAGGCACGGCGTTCACGGTGGACGTAAGGGAGGCCTCGCAAGGGGTCGTTACCACGGTGCTGCAAGGAAGCGTACGCATCGGCCAAGCTCGGCAAGGACAGGTCGTCCGAGCGCACCGGCGGGCCGTGCGGCGCAGGCATCGCCTCGACATCAAGCCGGTCACACGGACAACGGAGTCACGCGAATGGGGTGCCCTGCATCTGGGATCGCTGTGGAAGGGCCCCCATGCAGCCTCGCTGCAAGCGAGCGCGCTCGGATCCGGGGAAGCGCTGTGGCTCGACGACAAGCCGCTCGGCCAGGCTCCGCTGTCGTCGTTGATCCCTGCGGGACGTCATGTCGCCGAGATACGTGTTGGACGGGCAGTACGAGCAAGAATTGCGTTCACTGCGCAGCCGGGGCAGCACGTATTGCTGACCCCGGACATGTTCGAGCCGCTGGTCCCCTCTCCGCCGGCGCGGTCGACCCCCATAGTGAGAAAGGAACGACGCGCACCTGCCAAACCGGCCAGCAGACTGTCGGTGATCGGGTTGCTTCACGATGCACACCACAGCATGCAGCAAGGGCAGTGGCTGGCTGCAGCCGCAGCCTATCGGAAGCTCGGCCGTGCGTTCCCCGAGAGCTCGGAGGCACACACGGCCCTGGTGCCGCTCGCCAGGCTCGAGCTTGACCGGCTAAGCAGCCCGCGCAGCGCCCTCAAGCGCCTCGATCGCTACCTGGGCAGGGGCGGTTCCCTGACCGAGGAAGCCCGTTACATGCGGATCCGTAGCCTGCGCGCACTCGGGCGAACTGCGCAGGCGCGTCGGGCCTCGGTCGAATTTCTCGAGCGCCATCCCGAGAGCCTGCACGCCGACAGCATTCGCACCGGGCTCGCAGGCGAGGAGCCCCGGCCGCAACGACGCTGA
- a CDS encoding glycosyl hydrolase-related protein, with product MASNTAYLVSHTHWDREWYLPLGAFRVKLAEVVAKVLDLLEGKGEFRHFVLDGQTIALEDYLELRPFDAERIARLAKRGALSLGPWYVLADEILVSGEATVRNLMLGHELAARFGEAQKVGYAPDAFGHIAQMPQILRKAGIDSFIYSRGDGSELDDTGLEYRWRAPDGSEVLAIHQWKGYCNGGALGFEELWHAHTQRAVSLERARAQVSELLEEMGQRSRSRVLLINNGCDHLPPQQDFERILRSLRQSMPETEFRHGSFADFLAAARHDLKERQSDLSVRQGELIEGRHHLILSGVWSTRMYLKQLNGRCQRLLENTLEPLCAYLHFRHGCDYPAGALEAAWKKLLQNHPHDSICGCSIDEVHEAMESRFREVIDSAQELLRVQLEAIAPTFARHRADDRHTALCVLNSLPRRRGAVIERMVVFQPPGLAAERLAVVDEQGRELPTEVIRSEQVERFWGVDYRRRLSSETQELGFAPYRAHFAERIFRPASEQATSDQYVLLRFYAESLPACGHANFFVHEGARELPLDLGEEAVRVDGNTMENSLLRVVLWPNGTFDLEDKRGGLHCRGLNLLEDCADVGDEYDFSPCPGAGTLTTESVRGEVCVVSASALRAEMEVAFEWQLPASLSNDRSKRSEQTVACRVSVRVRMDYRCPWLSVTTEFENRAQDHRVRARFPTPIRTHCLLSDSQFYLSERPLVRTAFGQEDWSQPSPETYPQQRFSLIRDERNGLAVVNQGLPEIAGAQGQDGSALLLTLLRSVGWLSRDDFASRKCKSAGPTLYTPGAQCLRKMSFRYALAPVHGSAEGVQAMQSRASDVALRYLTPVVVVQGVQDGLRAGAELVSKASEDTVLSAIKKTQDRDSLILRLYNLRAHALTERLRFGAAPTAVFRCSLLEQREQQLSFQANGQVALELGAHEILTLEVVF from the coding sequence ATGGCATCCAATACAGCGTACCTCGTTTCGCATACGCATTGGGATCGGGAATGGTACCTGCCTCTTGGCGCGTTTCGCGTGAAGCTGGCGGAAGTGGTCGCGAAGGTGCTGGATCTCCTGGAGGGGAAGGGCGAGTTCCGGCATTTCGTGCTGGACGGGCAGACGATCGCGCTCGAAGACTATCTCGAGCTGCGGCCCTTTGATGCCGAGCGGATCGCGCGGCTGGCAAAGCGGGGAGCGCTGTCGTTGGGGCCCTGGTACGTGCTTGCGGACGAGATCCTCGTGAGCGGAGAGGCGACGGTGCGCAACCTGATGCTGGGACACGAGCTAGCTGCGCGCTTTGGGGAAGCGCAGAAGGTCGGCTACGCACCGGATGCCTTCGGACACATTGCCCAGATGCCGCAGATACTCCGAAAGGCGGGGATCGATTCCTTCATCTACTCGCGGGGAGATGGCAGCGAGCTCGACGACACCGGGCTCGAGTATCGCTGGAGGGCACCGGACGGCAGCGAGGTGCTAGCGATCCATCAGTGGAAGGGATACTGCAACGGGGGCGCTCTGGGCTTCGAGGAGCTGTGGCATGCGCACACGCAGCGCGCAGTGAGCCTCGAGCGCGCGCGGGCCCAGGTGAGCGAGCTGCTTGAGGAGATGGGGCAGCGCAGCAGGTCCCGGGTGCTGCTCATCAACAACGGCTGCGATCACCTGCCTCCCCAGCAAGACTTTGAGCGTATCCTTCGCTCGCTGCGGCAGTCGATGCCTGAAACCGAGTTCCGCCACGGCAGCTTCGCGGACTTCCTGGCCGCGGCCCGGCACGATCTGAAGGAGCGGCAGAGCGATCTCAGCGTCCGGCAAGGGGAGCTGATCGAGGGTCGCCATCACTTGATTCTGAGTGGAGTCTGGTCGACCCGGATGTACCTCAAGCAGCTCAATGGTCGTTGCCAGAGGCTCCTGGAAAACACCCTCGAGCCGCTGTGTGCTTATCTGCACTTCCGTCACGGTTGCGATTATCCCGCCGGGGCACTGGAAGCCGCCTGGAAGAAGCTGCTGCAGAACCACCCTCACGATTCGATCTGCGGTTGCAGCATCGATGAGGTTCACGAAGCCATGGAGAGTCGCTTCCGGGAGGTGATCGACAGCGCACAGGAGCTGCTGCGCGTCCAGCTCGAAGCGATCGCGCCGACCTTCGCGCGTCATCGGGCCGATGATCGACACACGGCACTGTGCGTGCTCAATTCGTTACCGCGGCGCCGCGGGGCCGTGATCGAGCGCATGGTCGTGTTTCAGCCTCCCGGCCTGGCCGCCGAGCGACTGGCCGTGGTGGACGAGCAGGGTCGCGAGCTGCCGACCGAGGTTATCCGCTCCGAGCAGGTAGAGCGCTTTTGGGGAGTGGATTACAGGCGCCGGCTTTCATCCGAGACGCAAGAGCTCGGCTTCGCTCCCTACCGGGCTCACTTCGCGGAGCGTATCTTTCGGCCGGCTTCGGAGCAGGCCACGAGCGATCAGTACGTGCTGCTGCGCTTTTACGCCGAGAGCCTGCCGGCCTGCGGTCACGCCAACTTCTTCGTACACGAGGGCGCGCGGGAGCTTCCCCTCGATCTGGGTGAGGAAGCGGTGCGGGTCGATGGCAATACCATGGAAAACAGCCTGCTGCGTGTAGTTCTGTGGCCCAACGGAACCTTCGACCTGGAAGACAAGCGGGGCGGCCTGCACTGTCGAGGTCTAAACTTGCTCGAGGACTGCGCGGATGTGGGCGATGAGTACGACTTCAGTCCCTGTCCTGGCGCTGGCACGCTGACGACCGAGTCGGTACGTGGCGAAGTCTGCGTCGTGAGCGCTTCGGCGCTGCGAGCAGAGATGGAGGTGGCCTTCGAGTGGCAGCTGCCGGCCAGCCTCAGCAACGACCGCAGCAAGCGCTCGGAGCAGACCGTGGCCTGCCGGGTCTCGGTGAGGGTCCGCATGGACTACCGCTGTCCGTGGCTGTCGGTCACTACCGAATTCGAAAACAGGGCGCAGGACCATCGGGTCAGGGCGCGCTTTCCAACGCCCATCCGGACGCATTGCTTGCTATCGGACAGCCAGTTCTACCTGAGCGAGCGACCGCTGGTCCGCACGGCCTTTGGCCAAGAGGACTGGTCGCAGCCCTCTCCGGAGACCTATCCGCAGCAGCGCTTCTCACTGATCCGGGATGAACGGAACGGACTGGCCGTCGTCAACCAAGGCCTACCGGAAATCGCCGGCGCACAGGGGCAGGACGGCAGCGCGTTGCTCCTTACCTTGCTTCGCTCGGTGGGCTGGTTGTCGCGCGACGATTTTGCGAGCCGCAAGTGCAAGAGTGCGGGCCCGACCCTCTACACGCCCGGGGCACAGTGCCTGCGCAAGATGAGCTTCCGCTACGCACTGGCTCCGGTTCATGGCTCGGCTGAGGGCGTGCAGGCCATGCAGAGTCGGGCCAGCGATGTTGCACTGCGCTACCTGACTCCTGTGGTCGTCGTTCAGGGGGTTCAAGACGGCCTGCGCGCTGGTGCGGAGCTCGTTTCGAAGGCTTCGGAGGATACGGTGCTGAGCGCGATCAAGAAGACGCAGGATCGCGACAGCTTGATCCTGCGCCTGTACAACCTGCGCGCGCACGCGCTCACGGAGCGGCTACGTTTCGGCGCGGCACCGACCGCAGTTTTTCGCTGCAGCCTGCTCGAGCAACGCGAGCAGCAGCTATCGTTTCAGGCGAACGGGCAGGTCGCGTTGGAGCTCGGGGCGCACGAGATTCTCACCCTGGAAGTGGTCTTCTAG
- a CDS encoding VCBS repeat-containing protein: MGEVNLSLWMAALVGVTVGAGCSKTAPQAPAEGPSPQPAPVADPAPERQARAAAVQVAANLPRGLLVAYAQFGVKDGKVLPKPGAARMEILRRKDGKWLTQVVEDPDSNVFHKAMPYRPRRGAAGVLTVAGTRAAVKLWAAESHGNDTRFVARTLWTEDFGGKHSRMRDAEVADLYGTGRLDIAVGTHDQGVVAVLRARDDGGFKVERLDRQADTFIHEIEVGDLDRDGVMEVYATPSEPNRLEGDHAQRGQVVRYVPKKGLGRSVVADLGNRHAKEIYVGDVDGDGRDELYVAVEALTEKDGDSVRIVEGVEIRRYDHDTPANKGHVIARLRDRFCRFLTAGDLDGDGKQELVAAAYRSGLWLLRPGTDPRGEWGIQNLDKESSGFEHAAVVADLDGDKIDELYVASDEQGELRRYVLLRGRPRRQVIHKRALPASMLTWNIMPVPLSLLGG, encoded by the coding sequence ATGGGCGAGGTCAATCTGTCGCTGTGGATGGCCGCTTTGGTCGGCGTGACCGTGGGGGCCGGTTGCTCGAAGACGGCACCTCAAGCACCCGCCGAAGGACCGAGCCCACAGCCAGCTCCGGTCGCAGACCCGGCTCCCGAGCGGCAGGCTCGCGCTGCCGCGGTGCAAGTCGCGGCGAATCTGCCCAGGGGGCTGCTCGTCGCCTATGCGCAGTTCGGGGTCAAGGACGGGAAGGTCCTGCCCAAGCCCGGCGCGGCGCGCATGGAGATTCTGCGACGCAAGGACGGCAAGTGGTTGACCCAGGTAGTCGAGGACCCTGACAGCAACGTCTTTCACAAGGCGATGCCCTATCGGCCCCGGCGCGGCGCTGCCGGGGTGCTCACCGTGGCCGGGACCCGGGCCGCGGTCAAGTTGTGGGCCGCCGAGTCCCACGGCAACGACACGAGGTTTGTTGCCCGCACCCTGTGGACCGAGGACTTTGGTGGCAAACACAGCCGCATGCGCGACGCCGAAGTCGCGGACCTGTACGGAACCGGTAGGCTCGATATCGCGGTGGGGACCCACGATCAGGGTGTGGTCGCGGTTTTGCGTGCCCGGGATGATGGAGGGTTCAAGGTCGAACGGCTGGACCGCCAGGCCGACACCTTCATCCACGAGATCGAGGTCGGTGACCTCGATCGGGATGGCGTGATGGAGGTCTACGCCACGCCCTCGGAGCCCAACCGGCTCGAGGGCGACCACGCGCAGCGGGGACAGGTCGTGCGCTATGTACCGAAGAAAGGGCTAGGTCGCAGCGTAGTAGCTGACTTGGGCAACCGCCACGCCAAGGAGATCTACGTGGGGGACGTGGACGGTGACGGTCGTGACGAGCTCTACGTCGCGGTCGAGGCGCTGACGGAGAAGGATGGCGACTCTGTACGGATCGTCGAGGGCGTGGAGATTCGCCGCTACGATCACGATACGCCAGCCAACAAGGGGCATGTCATCGCGCGCCTGCGAGACCGCTTCTGCCGGTTCTTGACCGCTGGAGATCTGGACGGAGACGGCAAGCAAGAGCTCGTTGCCGCCGCCTACCGCAGTGGGCTGTGGCTGCTGCGGCCCGGTACCGACCCGCGGGGCGAGTGGGGGATACAGAACCTGGACAAGGAGTCTTCGGGCTTCGAGCACGCGGCAGTGGTTGCCGATCTCGATGGCGACAAAATCGACGAGCTGTACGTGGCTTCCGACGAACAGGGCGAGCTGCGCCGCTACGTTCTTTTGCGCGGCCGCCCGCGCCGCCAGGTCATCCACAAGCGCGCGCTGCCCGCCTCCATGCTCACGTGGAACATCATGCCCGTCCCCCTGTCGCTGCTAGGTGGGTAG